DNA from Evansella sp. LMS18:
ACTAATTGGGATAAAAGTTTCTGGAGGGGTACCCATGCTGTTTCGAAAAAAGAAGAAAGAAAATAAAAACAAAAACGCGCCTGAGAAAGAAGTTAAGATAATTACCTGTTCATTGGATGATGTAAGAAAAGCTGTCAATGAATATGCTTTATCTTTGCAGGAAGGGATTTCCCTGCGCAGCCTTGCGCACGAGGACAATGAAATTAATTATGAGCTTTTATATTCCCATCTTGGCGGTAAGCCGGACAAAAGCTTTTATATATCCAAGGAGACATTTGAGGTGTTCGAGAATCCAGACTATCCAAGGCTTATTGACTTATGCCAGATAGCCTGTGACCAGTATCTACTTGAAACAGGTGAAGAACCGGTAGTTCCGGGGGACCCGGACAGAAAAATCAGTTATTTTAAGTTACGGAACTACTTAAGTGAAAAACCTCACTTTGAGCTTTATTTACATCCTAAAGATCAAATGGTCACCCACAGGTCTCCTAAACAGAAAAAATAAAGAGAGGAGCAGAGAAGTGAACTTTCCCAAAACAGGCAGTAATATTCAAGTACAGAGCTACAAACATAACGGGCAGCTTCATCGTGTTTGGGAAGAGACAATTATATTAAAGGGCACCTCCCACGAAGTAATCGGCGGGAATGACCGAATACTCGTTCAGGAATCGGACGGGCGGCAATGGAGAACGAGAGAACCGGCCATTTGTTATTTTACTTCGCGCCACTGGTTTAACGTAATTGGCATGATTCGTAATGACGGAATTTATTATTACTGTAATCTTGGGACACCTTTTACATACGATGGAGAAGCAGTGAAATATATTGATTATGATTTGGACATCAAGGTATTTCCGGACATGACATATAAACTTCTTGATGAGGACGAATTTTTATTACATAAAGAGCAAATGAACTATCCTGATGAAGTGGAAGCTATTCTCCGCCGCAGTGTGGACGAGCTTGTGTCGTGGGTAGGCCAGAAAAAGGGCCCTTTTGAGCCTGGGTTTGTTGAAGACTGGTATGAACGTTTTCTTCAGTACAGGTAAACAGAAGATAAGCCTGGGTTAAGAAACTGGCTAAAGCAGTACCATGCCATAGTACCGGGGGTGTACAGGGAGAACGGTTATTCGGAAAACCGTCTCTTTCTTTTTGGCTATTTAACATACATTGTTGCTCTTAAGATGGGGTGAAAGACTTGGACAGTATAAGACGATACATGAAATTTGTTAAGCCCTATTGGAAGCAGATAATCATTACAGTAATTATCGGTATGCTGAAGTTCGGCATACCTTTGCTCATACCTTTAATTTTAAAGTATGTAATCGATGATATTATCGGGGCAGGAGATATGGCTGCCAGTGAACAGCTGAATACGTTGATGTGGCTTATGGGTATTGTGCTGGCTGTGTTTCTTATAATCAGGCCACCGGTGGAATATTTTCGGCAGTACTACGCACAATGGACAGGCAATAAAATTTTGTATGATATTCGGGATCAGCTTTTCAGCCATTTACAAAAACTTAGTATGAAGTTTTATTCCAGCAGGAAGAGCGGGGAAATCATATCGAGAGTCATTAATGATGTTGAGCAGACAAAGAATTTTATTATTACCGGAATGATGAACATCTGGCTTGATATGTTTACAATCATTGCTGTGATAATTATCATGCTTACGATGGATCCGTGGCTCACGCTGATAGCTGTTGCTCTCCTGCCATTTTACGCAGTTTCTATTAAATATTTTTACAGCAGGCTCAGGGATCTTACAAGAAAGAGGTCACAGGCACTGGCTGAAGTACAGAGCCACCTTCACGAACGCCTGCAGGGAATGAATGTAATCAGGAGTTTTGCCCTGGAGGATCACGAACAAAAGGAATTCCATAAACAAAACGGAAATTTTCTCAATAAGGCTCTTGACCATACACGATGGAATGCCAAGACATTTGCTGTTGTAAATACGCTGACTGACATAGCTCCTGTAATAGTGATTGGAGTGGCGGGGGCTCTTGTCATTCAGGACGTATTGACATTAGGTACGATGGTCGCTTTTACTGCTTATATGGACCGTCTTTATAACCCGCTCCGCCGGCTTGTTAACTCGTCAACTACCCTTATTCAGGCAATAGCTTCCATGGACCGGGTATTTGAACTGGTCGATGAAAAGTATGATATCCAGGATAAGCCTGGAGCCGGGCCATACCGCCACCCCCGGGGGGAAGTAATCTTCGACAATGTCAGCTTCAGCTATGAGAATGACCAGGAAGTACTGAAAGAGCTGAACTTCACCGTAAAAAGCGGGGAAACAGCTGCAATAGTAGGAATGAGCGGCGGTGGAAAAAGTACGATTATGAGCCTGATTCCCCGATTCTATGACGTCTCTTCAGGGAGGATTCTCGTTGATGGAAAGGATATAAGGGAATACCAGGTCCGTTCTTTAAGGGACCGTATTGGAATGGTTCTGCAGGATAACATCATTTTCAGTGATTCAGTAAGGTTTAACATCCTGATGGGCCGGCCGGAAGCAAGTGAGGAAGAAGTTATCGCTGCAGCAAAAGCCGCGAACGCCCATGACTTCATCATGGAACTTCCTGATGGATACGATACGTATATTGGTGAACAAGGCGTAAAATTATCAGGAGGACAGAAACAGCGTGTTGCGATTGCACGGGTTTTCCTGAAAAGCCCGGAAATCTTAATATTTGATGAAGCAACAAGTGCTCTTGATCTGGAAAGTGAGCATCTCATTCAGCAGTCCCTGTTCCGATTGGCGGAAAACAGGACTACATTTATCGTTGCTCACCGCCTTTCAACAATTACCCATGCGGATAAGATTCTTGTCATAGAGAATGGAAAACTTGTTGAAATAGGTAATCATGAAGAGTTAATTAAAAAGCAAGGCGCCTATTATAATCTTTTCCAGGTGCAGCAGCTGGATTAGCAAATGTTTGG
Protein-coding regions in this window:
- a CDS encoding DUF3939 domain-containing protein; amino-acid sequence: MLFRKKKKENKNKNAPEKEVKIITCSLDDVRKAVNEYALSLQEGISLRSLAHEDNEINYELLYSHLGGKPDKSFYISKETFEVFENPDYPRLIDLCQIACDQYLLETGEEPVVPGDPDRKISYFKLRNYLSEKPHFELYLHPKDQMVTHRSPKQKK
- a CDS encoding DUF402 domain-containing protein codes for the protein MNFPKTGSNIQVQSYKHNGQLHRVWEETIILKGTSHEVIGGNDRILVQESDGRQWRTREPAICYFTSRHWFNVIGMIRNDGIYYYCNLGTPFTYDGEAVKYIDYDLDIKVFPDMTYKLLDEDEFLLHKEQMNYPDEVEAILRRSVDELVSWVGQKKGPFEPGFVEDWYERFLQYR
- a CDS encoding ABC transporter ATP-binding protein, whose amino-acid sequence is MKFVKPYWKQIIITVIIGMLKFGIPLLIPLILKYVIDDIIGAGDMAASEQLNTLMWLMGIVLAVFLIIRPPVEYFRQYYAQWTGNKILYDIRDQLFSHLQKLSMKFYSSRKSGEIISRVINDVEQTKNFIITGMMNIWLDMFTIIAVIIIMLTMDPWLTLIAVALLPFYAVSIKYFYSRLRDLTRKRSQALAEVQSHLHERLQGMNVIRSFALEDHEQKEFHKQNGNFLNKALDHTRWNAKTFAVVNTLTDIAPVIVIGVAGALVIQDVLTLGTMVAFTAYMDRLYNPLRRLVNSSTTLIQAIASMDRVFELVDEKYDIQDKPGAGPYRHPRGEVIFDNVSFSYENDQEVLKELNFTVKSGETAAIVGMSGGGKSTIMSLIPRFYDVSSGRILVDGKDIREYQVRSLRDRIGMVLQDNIIFSDSVRFNILMGRPEASEEEVIAAAKAANAHDFIMELPDGYDTYIGEQGVKLSGGQKQRVAIARVFLKSPEILIFDEATSALDLESEHLIQQSLFRLAENRTTFIVAHRLSTITHADKILVIENGKLVEIGNHEELIKKQGAYYNLFQVQQLD